A part of Candidatus Sulfotelmatobacter sp. genomic DNA contains:
- the priA gene encoding primosomal protein N': MSFAQVALPLPLRRTFVYRVPDSLGSTVQPGVQVEVPFRGRTRRGHVLELSGHTDVAEVRDIAAVTPAPRLTPHLMALARWVADYYLAPIGEVLAATLPGGLEGFARSRARKEAREDPVMRLPLPQRLTLTPAQRSAVEALESAISTGGFKAFLLHGVTASGKTEVYMRAARAARELGGQALVLVPEVALGSQVVREFERRFGGRVGVLHSYLGVGERRRNWELARRGALDVVVGARSAVFAPLPGLKLMVVDEEQDAAYKQSEQLRYHGRDVAVRRAQLLGIPVVLGSATPSLESLANAARGKYTRLRLPERVDRRPLPEVRVVDLRGEGVTDALLSRPLRQSLAERLEKGEPSVLFLNRRGHSHHTQCRACGWVPRCPHCDIALILHLRPSEWRCHYCDHREPARGACPQCGARLLRLSGAGTQRVERELAEVFPKARVLRLDTDVARERGRPAEILRAFANGEADVLLGTQMVAKGLDFPRVTLVGVLDADVALHLPDFRAAERTFQLLVQVAGRSGRGPARGEVFVQTCTPDHPAIEAAVRHDDAAFLERELNERREAGYPPFKRLATILFSGKDEARIEALATGVEEALASEAAEAGVEMLGPAPQALARLRGQHRWHLLLKAENAAKLHQIAARGLELAEGHEHAASVRVVADVDPVDVL, from the coding sequence ATGTCATTCGCGCAGGTTGCGCTCCCGCTCCCCTTGCGGCGCACGTTCGTCTATCGCGTTCCCGATTCGCTCGGCTCCACGGTTCAGCCGGGGGTCCAGGTCGAAGTGCCGTTCCGGGGCCGCACGCGTCGCGGCCACGTCCTCGAGCTGAGCGGCCACACCGATGTGGCCGAGGTGCGCGACATCGCCGCGGTCACGCCGGCCCCTCGACTCACGCCGCACCTGATGGCTCTGGCCCGCTGGGTCGCCGACTACTACCTGGCGCCGATCGGCGAAGTGCTGGCGGCGACGCTTCCTGGCGGACTCGAGGGCTTCGCACGCTCGCGCGCGCGCAAGGAAGCGCGCGAGGACCCGGTGATGCGCCTGCCGCTGCCCCAGCGCCTCACGCTCACCCCGGCGCAACGCAGCGCGGTGGAGGCCCTCGAGAGCGCGATCTCGACCGGCGGCTTCAAGGCGTTCCTTCTCCACGGCGTCACCGCCAGCGGCAAGACCGAAGTCTACATGCGCGCGGCGCGCGCCGCCCGCGAGCTCGGCGGTCAGGCGCTGGTGCTGGTACCGGAGGTGGCGCTCGGCTCGCAGGTGGTGCGCGAGTTCGAACGCCGCTTCGGCGGCCGCGTGGGCGTGCTCCACAGCTACCTCGGCGTCGGCGAGCGCCGGCGCAACTGGGAGCTGGCGCGCCGCGGCGCGCTCGACGTGGTGGTGGGCGCACGCTCGGCGGTGTTCGCGCCCTTGCCGGGGCTGAAATTGATGGTGGTCGACGAGGAGCAGGACGCGGCCTACAAGCAGAGCGAGCAACTCCGTTACCACGGCCGCGATGTCGCGGTGCGGCGCGCGCAACTGTTGGGAATCCCGGTGGTGCTGGGCTCGGCGACCCCGAGTCTCGAGTCGCTCGCCAACGCGGCGCGCGGCAAGTACACGCGGCTGCGGCTCCCCGAGCGCGTGGATCGGCGGCCGCTGCCCGAAGTGCGCGTCGTGGATCTGCGCGGCGAGGGCGTGACCGACGCGCTGCTTTCCCGGCCGCTGCGCCAGAGCCTGGCGGAGCGGCTCGAGAAGGGTGAGCCGTCGGTGCTGTTCCTCAATCGCCGCGGCCACTCGCATCACACCCAGTGCCGCGCCTGCGGCTGGGTGCCGCGCTGCCCGCACTGCGATATCGCCCTGATCCTCCACCTGAGGCCGAGCGAATGGCGCTGCCATTACTGCGACCATCGCGAACCGGCACGCGGCGCCTGTCCGCAATGCGGCGCCCGGCTGCTGCGACTCTCCGGCGCCGGCACGCAGCGCGTCGAGCGCGAGCTGGCCGAGGTGTTCCCGAAGGCGCGCGTGTTGCGCCTCGACACCGACGTGGCGCGCGAGCGCGGCCGCCCCGCCGAAATCCTCCGGGCGTTCGCGAACGGCGAGGCCGACGTCCTGCTCGGCACGCAGATGGTGGCGAAGGGGCTCGACTTTCCACGCGTGACGCTGGTCGGCGTGCTGGACGCCGACGTGGCGCTCCATCTGCCCGACTTCCGCGCCGCCGAGCGCACCTTCCAGTTGCTGGTGCAGGTGGCGGGGCGCTCGGGGCGAGGACCGGCTCGCGGCGAAGTGTTCGTGCAGACCTGCACGCCCGACCATCCCGCCATCGAGGCGGCAGTGCGCCACGACGACGCGGCGTTTCTCGAACGCGAACTGAACGAGCGTCGCGAGGCCGGATATCCACCCTTCAAGCGGCTGGCAACGATCCTCTTCTCGGGCAAGGACGAGGCGCGGATCGAGGCGCTGGCGACCGGTGTCGAGGAAGCCCTCGCGTCGGAGGCCGCCGAGGCCGGTGTGGAGATGCTGGGTCCGGCGCCGCAGGCGCTGGCGCGGCTGCGCGGGCAGCATCGCTGGCACCTGCTGCTCAAGGCCGAAAACGCCGCGAAGCTCCACCAGATCGCCGCGCGCGGCCTCGAGCTGGCGGAAGGGCACGAACACGCGGCCAGCGTGCGCGTCGTGGCGGATGTGGACCCGGTGGACGTGCTGTAG
- a CDS encoding response regulator — MAKGKILVVDDEIYIVHILDFSLGMEGYEVLTALDGEQALEKAHAEHPDLIVLDIMMPKLDGYETCKMLKSDESTRAIPVILLSAKGRNVDQKIGFEVGADDYITKPFSPRKLVERINAILGQTSSQRMQA; from the coding sequence ATGGCCAAGGGCAAAATCCTGGTGGTGGACGACGAGATCTACATCGTTCACATCCTGGATTTCAGCTTGGGGATGGAGGGATACGAGGTCCTCACCGCGCTCGACGGCGAGCAGGCGCTCGAGAAGGCGCACGCCGAGCACCCGGACCTCATCGTGCTCGACATCATGATGCCGAAGCTCGACGGCTACGAAACCTGCAAGATGCTCAAGTCCGACGAGTCCACGCGAGCCATCCCGGTCATCCTGCTCTCCGCCAAGGGGCGCAACGTCGACCAGAAGATCGGCTTCGAGGTCGGTGCGGACGACTACATCACCAAGCCGTTCAGTCCGCGCAAGCTGGTCGAACGGATCAACGCCATCCTCGGGCAGACCAGCAGCCAGCGCATGCAGGCCTAG